In Sebaldella termitidis ATCC 33386, one DNA window encodes the following:
- a CDS encoding anthranilate synthase component II translates to MILLIDNYDSFVFNVKQYVEDISGKRVHTVRNDRITIKDIKKLDPSGIILSPGPKHPADSNICLDILKSIPDIPVLGICLGHQAVGYSCSGLINRLSIPVHGKVSNVNIIKKEKLFQNIPEKFSVMRYHSLYISENNFPEELEILAKTDDGIIMAIKHKTKEIYGVQFHPESYFTNYGKEILKNFLSISYNQEEYSC, encoded by the coding sequence ATGATTTTATTAATAGATAACTATGATTCTTTTGTTTTCAACGTAAAGCAGTATGTCGAGGATATCAGCGGGAAAAGAGTCCATACTGTAAGAAATGACCGCATTACCATTAAAGATATTAAAAAGCTAGACCCTTCGGGAATAATACTCTCACCGGGACCTAAGCACCCTGCTGACAGCAATATATGCCTTGATATCCTGAAAAGTATTCCGGATATCCCCGTACTTGGAATCTGCCTCGGTCATCAGGCTGTGGGCTACTCCTGCTCAGGTCTGATAAATCGTCTCAGCATACCGGTTCATGGAAAAGTTTCCAATGTAAATATTATAAAGAAAGAAAAACTGTTTCAAAATATCCCGGAAAAGTTTTCAGTTATGCGCTATCACTCATTGTATATATCAGAAAATAATTTTCCGGAAGAACTTGAAATTTTGGCAAAAACAGATGACGGCATAATTATGGCAATAAAGCATAAAACTAAAGAAATATACGGAGTACAGTTTCATCCGGAATCATATTTTACAAATTACGGAAAGGAAATTCTGAAAAATTTCCTGTCTATCTCATATAATCAGGAGGAATATTCATGTTAA
- a CDS encoding TetR/AcrR family transcriptional regulator: protein MKEDKKKKILEKAIELFGEAGYLKTTVEEITNSLSISKGSFYTYFDSKESLLLGILNYLFEQHCIILDKTAEETKDLDAESTLRLYLKTSIEKTMVNKNVTALIQQVIFNDFFKVDEIKRKLPSFKEVDVKFVRENIFEKLGENQRYFNKTLVIEYTISSIHTFIMINLKEREAEFIEQNKEGIIEDLTTLILHGIQKEEI, encoded by the coding sequence ATGAAGGAAGACAAAAAAAAGAAAATCTTGGAAAAGGCAATCGAGCTGTTTGGTGAAGCTGGATATTTGAAAACAACAGTAGAGGAGATTACCAATTCCTTGAGTATATCTAAGGGGAGTTTTTACACATATTTTGACAGTAAAGAGTCTTTATTGCTGGGGATACTAAACTATTTATTTGAACAGCATTGTATAATACTGGATAAAACGGCAGAAGAAACTAAGGATTTGGATGCTGAAAGTACCCTGAGGCTCTATCTGAAAACCTCAATAGAGAAAACCATGGTTAATAAAAATGTGACTGCTCTAATTCAACAGGTCATATTTAATGACTTTTTCAAAGTAGACGAAATAAAAAGAAAGCTTCCGAGTTTCAAAGAAGTGGATGTAAAGTTTGTCAGAGAAAATATATTCGAAAAGCTGGGTGAGAATCAAAGGTATTTTAACAAAACCCTGGTAATAGAATATACAATCTCGTCTATACATACATTTATAATGATAAATCTGAAAGAGAGAGAAGCTGAATTTATAGAGCAAAACAAAGAAGGAATTATTGAAGATCTGACGACTTTGATATTACACGGAATACAAAAGGAGGAAATATGA
- the trpD gene encoding anthranilate phosphoribosyltransferase has protein sequence MLRKYIVKLQDKERLSNNDFEEIVKIIADKSYDENQLSALLVLISEESLTPEGLAAFVKNILKYSSTFEDKKAMIDVCGTGGDGFKTINISTATAFICGALGVTVAKHGNRAVSSRSGSSDILDILNVPLESSIDKQQHILKNQNLSFFHAPYFHKLVGEVKTLREKLGVRTVFNILGPLLHPNLSLKYQLVGIYHKPVQSLYAETLRHLGREHALIVRGNDGLDEISITADTEIIEVKQNEIKKFSVSPEEYGFKRAPHNEITGGNPGENAEILINILNGREKGAKRDIVVLNSMFALYTSDFSDSPEKAKTIIENALDSGHIYDYFRNYIDFLKEVS, from the coding sequence ATGTTAAGAAAATATATTGTAAAGTTACAGGATAAAGAAAGATTATCAAATAATGACTTTGAAGAAATAGTAAAAATTATCGCAGATAAATCATATGATGAAAATCAGCTGAGTGCGCTCCTTGTACTTATCTCGGAGGAAAGCCTCACACCAGAGGGGTTAGCCGCTTTTGTAAAAAACATTCTGAAATACAGCTCCACTTTTGAAGATAAGAAAGCTATGATTGATGTATGCGGAACAGGCGGTGACGGCTTCAAAACCATTAATATTTCCACGGCAACAGCATTTATATGCGGAGCACTGGGAGTAACCGTGGCAAAACACGGCAACAGAGCAGTTTCCAGCAGAAGCGGAAGCAGCGACATTCTGGATATTCTTAATGTTCCTCTGGAAAGTTCTATTGATAAACAGCAGCATATATTAAAGAATCAAAATCTTTCTTTCTTTCATGCTCCGTATTTTCATAAACTGGTGGGAGAAGTAAAAACTCTTCGGGAAAAACTCGGAGTAAGAACAGTTTTTAATATTCTGGGACCCCTGCTTCATCCAAACCTCTCGCTGAAATACCAACTTGTAGGAATTTATCATAAACCTGTACAGAGTCTTTATGCCGAAACACTCCGGCATCTGGGACGGGAGCATGCACTTATCGTAAGAGGAAATGATGGTCTTGATGAGATATCCATTACTGCGGACACTGAGATCATTGAGGTAAAACAAAATGAAATAAAGAAATTTTCCGTTTCTCCGGAAGAATATGGTTTTAAAAGAGCCCCGCACAATGAAATCACTGGCGGAAATCCCGGAGAAAATGCCGAAATCCTTATTAACATACTAAACGGCAGGGAAAAAGGAGCTAAAAGAGACATTGTCGTATTGAATTCAATGTTTGCCCTTTACACATCAGATTTTTCCGATTCTCCGGAAAAAGCAAAAACAATAATAGAAAATGCTTTGGACAGCGGTCATATATATGATTATTTCAGAAATTACATTGATTTTTTAAAGGAGGTAAGCTAA
- a CDS encoding anthranilate synthase component I family protein: MIIKPKCEAADCFKYIKKVFPNSYLAEDNRQIIIGIDVVYFDSDTYTYSDLRELVKSRKSIAEFSGLFGVFSYETIHYFEKINRKEKAEYDYPEFIFSDAGAYLHFDKKNSEFSFFGDTEKYSDLLLQLKDVASAEKSENNKSFKILSNESEKKNIFLKNVNEAKEYIKKGDIFQIVLSSQIIIESDYDPYDFYMELTEKNPSPYMFYFPTPYGTVIGSSPEILLKIEDKQIFIAPIAGTRPRGRDPEEDKILARELLNDDKELAEHRMLIDLARNDIGKFSSPGSVKVKNPMHVEYFQHVMHIVSDVYGELADGTDIFDVISTAFPAGTLSGAPKIRAMEIIAELELHKRNIYGGGIGFLHYNGNSQIAIIIRTAFYKDKKYYIQSGAGIVYDSDPEKEYLEILHKRKSLTGILTDCK, from the coding sequence ATGATCATAAAACCAAAGTGTGAAGCTGCTGACTGCTTCAAATATATAAAGAAAGTTTTTCCTAACAGCTATCTTGCCGAAGATAACAGACAGATAATAATAGGAATTGATGTTGTCTATTTTGATTCTGACACATATACCTATTCAGATCTGCGTGAATTGGTAAAATCAAGAAAAAGCATTGCAGAATTTTCCGGATTGTTCGGAGTATTCTCATACGAGACTATCCATTATTTTGAAAAGATAAACAGAAAAGAAAAAGCGGAATATGACTATCCTGAATTTATATTTTCCGATGCCGGAGCCTATCTTCATTTTGACAAAAAAAATTCTGAATTCAGCTTTTTTGGAGATACAGAAAAATATTCAGATTTACTTTTACAACTGAAAGATGTGGCGTCTGCCGAAAAGTCCGAAAATAATAAAAGCTTCAAAATTCTCAGTAATGAATCCGAGAAAAAAAATATTTTTCTGAAGAATGTTAATGAAGCCAAGGAATATATAAAAAAAGGCGATATTTTCCAAATTGTGCTGAGTTCTCAGATAATAATCGAATCAGACTATGATCCTTATGATTTCTATATGGAACTTACAGAAAAAAATCCTTCGCCGTATATGTTTTATTTCCCCACACCATACGGAACAGTCATAGGCTCAAGTCCGGAAATACTTTTGAAAATAGAGGACAAACAGATTTTCATAGCTCCCATTGCAGGAACAAGACCCAGAGGCCGTGACCCGGAGGAAGACAAAATATTAGCCCGTGAACTTTTAAATGATGATAAAGAGCTGGCAGAACACAGAATGCTTATAGATCTTGCACGAAATGACATAGGAAAGTTCAGCAGCCCCGGCAGTGTGAAAGTAAAGAATCCTATGCATGTAGAATACTTCCAGCATGTTATGCACATTGTAAGCGACGTTTACGGAGAGCTTGCTGACGGAACAGATATTTTTGACGTTATTTCTACTGCTTTTCCAGCGGGAACCTTGAGCGGAGCCCCGAAAATCAGAGCAATGGAAATAATTGCAGAGCTTGAACTCCATAAGAGAAATATCTACGGCGGCGGAATAGGCTTTCTTCATTATAACGGGAATTCACAGATCGCCATTATTATAAGAACAGCATTTTATAAAGATAAAAAATACTATATACAGTCAGGAGCCGGAATCGTATATGATTCAGATCCGGAAAAGGAATATCTTGAAATACTGCATAAAAGAAAGTCGCTCACAGGTATACTGACTGATTGTAAATAA
- a CDS encoding efflux RND transporter permease subunit, with protein MTAAEFALKRKVTTIVIIIVMFFLGLVSMMNMKQELLPNFDIPVVVASVTWNGASPEDVDSQITRQVEDAVLNVDGIKKVMTNSQLGVSTVVVQFEYGEDTDIKQTQIQAEVDKIKKDLPSDSDSPIVGTYEIASGNLVLLVNFSGSDAVEITTFASNMLEQRLKRIKGVGAVDTLGGLTREIRVEVDPYKLEAFGLTPVELYSLIQSSNTIIPSGFVKEGGKEFLLRVLGEIKTLDQVENILIRNNSGQTLKLKDVSKVSYTTKDRDTYSKLDGTDAVSIAISKTSDGNLVEISDKIKEQLKELEPYFPSGSKYEIIYDGSQNIKDSIANVRDTAVGALVLAVIVLLVFLKDIRATLVVALAVPISIVFTFFLLTTQGVSLNLVSLMGLSLGVGSLVDNSVVVLDNIFRHMTEEREPIDAAAINGTNEVGLALVASTATSVCVFFPILLQQGAARMVFKDLSLSIMFAHSTSIVVALLFVPLASKFFLDAKRVKPEGKFFTRMKEGYYKFIGKALDNKAVVIISVLIMFVLAIFGLRFVKMVFFPQVDNKEYAVVAELSSGLDLTKSYEVTKQIENVVSKEETTGVYSAVVDKGYAIVNVKIKDKTKESTFKVMDRIRDQLQDIPDIKLNLSPNFSTSTPNRDFEFLVQGDNIDELDRISKGIIAKMQATGWLKDIKSSYEGGNPQARVIIDREKAATYGISVSDVATLLNMSVLGIDPINIREGNDEIDVTIQLEEQFRDTNDKILDLSMKSSNGSFVRLRDFAHVEEVEGPSAIEKQDGLQQIKVGANIGTRGLNEALEIVQQAFKDENPASGYQIGLSGDADSQQEMGGELAQSLLLSIFLMYFIMAAQLESFSLPLILLGTLPLSLIGVTLGLLITNTPISMFVLVGLIMLAGMVVNNAIVLLDFIGLLRSRGVELRQAIMDSGRSRLRPILMTTLTTVLGWVPLALGIGTGAGYYQGMSIAVIFGLSSSTLLTLVFIPVVYSIVEERKLKAQEKKKYQDD; from the coding sequence ATGACAGCAGCAGAATTTGCTCTAAAGAGGAAAGTTACGACTATTGTAATAATAATTGTTATGTTCTTTTTGGGACTTGTTTCGATGATGAATATGAAACAGGAGTTATTACCGAACTTTGATATACCGGTAGTTGTGGCATCGGTTACATGGAACGGAGCTTCTCCGGAAGATGTGGACAGTCAGATCACAAGACAGGTTGAAGATGCGGTACTAAACGTAGATGGTATTAAAAAGGTAATGACAAACTCACAACTGGGAGTATCAACAGTAGTAGTACAATTCGAGTATGGTGAAGATACAGATATTAAACAGACACAGATACAGGCAGAAGTAGATAAAATAAAAAAGGATCTGCCGAGTGATTCAGATTCTCCTATTGTAGGGACATATGAAATAGCAAGTGGTAATTTAGTATTACTGGTAAACTTTTCAGGAAGTGATGCGGTAGAGATAACTACATTCGCATCGAACATGCTGGAACAGAGATTAAAAAGAATAAAAGGGGTAGGAGCGGTAGATACCCTCGGGGGACTGACAAGAGAGATAAGGGTAGAAGTAGATCCTTATAAACTTGAAGCTTTCGGGCTGACTCCCGTAGAGCTGTACAGCCTTATCCAAAGTTCAAATACAATAATTCCTTCCGGATTCGTAAAAGAAGGAGGAAAAGAATTTCTTTTAAGAGTTCTCGGAGAAATTAAAACACTGGATCAGGTGGAAAATATACTTATCCGAAATAACAGCGGACAGACTCTGAAGCTTAAAGATGTATCAAAAGTATCGTATACTACAAAAGACAGAGATACATACTCAAAGCTTGACGGAACAGATGCGGTAAGTATTGCCATAAGTAAAACCAGTGATGGTAACCTTGTGGAAATAAGCGATAAGATAAAAGAGCAGCTGAAAGAGCTGGAACCATATTTCCCGTCAGGTTCAAAATATGAAATAATATATGATGGAAGCCAAAATATAAAAGATTCCATAGCAAACGTTAGAGATACGGCAGTAGGAGCTCTTGTGCTTGCAGTAATAGTGCTTTTAGTATTCCTTAAGGATATAAGAGCAACACTGGTAGTAGCACTGGCAGTTCCGATATCGATAGTATTTACATTCTTCCTGCTAACTACACAGGGTGTATCACTGAATCTGGTTTCACTAATGGGACTGTCATTAGGGGTAGGATCTCTGGTCGATAACTCCGTCGTGGTCCTGGATAATATATTCAGGCATATGACAGAAGAACGGGAACCGATAGACGCAGCGGCAATTAACGGTACAAACGAAGTAGGACTGGCACTGGTAGCTTCCACAGCGACTTCGGTCTGTGTATTCTTTCCTATTCTGCTTCAGCAGGGTGCGGCAAGAATGGTATTTAAGGATTTATCATTGTCAATTATGTTTGCGCACAGTACATCAATAGTAGTAGCATTATTATTCGTTCCTCTGGCGTCAAAATTCTTTCTGGATGCAAAAAGAGTAAAACCGGAAGGAAAATTCTTTACAAGAATGAAAGAGGGATACTATAAATTTATAGGTAAAGCTCTGGATAATAAGGCTGTAGTAATAATATCAGTGTTAATAATGTTTGTACTGGCTATTTTTGGATTAAGATTCGTAAAGATGGTATTCTTTCCACAGGTAGACAATAAAGAATATGCAGTAGTTGCCGAATTATCTTCGGGACTTGACCTGACAAAATCTTATGAGGTAACAAAGCAAATAGAGAATGTAGTGTCCAAAGAGGAGACAACAGGAGTTTACTCAGCGGTTGTAGATAAAGGCTATGCAATAGTAAACGTAAAAATAAAAGATAAAACTAAAGAGAGTACATTCAAAGTAATGGACAGAATAAGAGATCAACTTCAGGATATACCGGATATAAAACTAAATCTGTCTCCAAACTTCAGTACAAGTACACCGAACAGAGATTTTGAATTCCTTGTGCAAGGGGATAATATAGATGAATTAGACAGAATTTCCAAAGGAATAATAGCAAAAATGCAGGCTACAGGCTGGCTTAAGGATATAAAATCTTCATATGAAGGCGGAAATCCACAGGCAAGAGTAATTATAGACAGGGAAAAAGCAGCAACATACGGAATTTCTGTCTCAGATGTAGCGACATTATTAAATATGTCTGTCCTTGGTATAGATCCGATAAATATCAGGGAAGGAAATGATGAAATAGATGTAACAATCCAGCTGGAGGAACAGTTCAGAGATACTAACGATAAGATACTGGATTTAAGCATGAAATCAAGTAACGGTTCATTCGTAAGATTAAGAGATTTTGCGCATGTAGAGGAAGTAGAAGGACCTTCGGCGATAGAAAAGCAAGACGGACTTCAGCAGATAAAAGTAGGAGCAAATATAGGTACAAGAGGATTGAACGAAGCTCTTGAAATAGTACAGCAGGCATTTAAAGATGAAAATCCGGCAAGCGGATATCAGATAGGTCTTTCTGGAGATGCAGACAGCCAGCAGGAAATGGGTGGAGAATTAGCGCAATCATTGCTGCTTTCGATATTCCTGATGTACTTCATAATGGCTGCACAGCTTGAGTCATTCTCACTGCCTCTAATACTTCTGGGAACACTGCCGTTATCACTGATAGGGGTAACACTGGGGCTTCTGATAACAAATACACCGATAAGTATGTTCGTACTCGTAGGACTTATCATGCTTGCGGGAATGGTTGTTAATAACGCGATAGTCTTACTGGATTTTATCGGTCTTCTGCGGAGCCGGGGCGTAGAGCTCAGACAGGCAATTATGGATTCGGGTAGATCGAGATTAAGACCGATACTTATGACTACACTGACAACAGTATTAGGATGGGTACCACTGGCTCTGGGAATAGGAACAGGGGCAGGATATTATCAGGGAATGTCAATTGCGGTAATATTCGGACTGTCAAGTTCGACATTGCTGACACTTGTATTCATACCTGTAGTTTACTCAATAGTAGAAGAAAGAAAACTGAAAGCTCAGGAAAAAAAGAAATATCAAGATGATTAA
- a CDS encoding TolC family protein translates to MKKLAVYLTLCLSALAAEKITIQEAAEMALKNNRDIKIEMKNLENSDLDVRKSWKDSFFKVNFISNEMFFTAEGSNAQVPDGKHGQAISLEQPIFQGGKIAAGIKTAKTAKNLSMYQLEKSKKDTVLNVIDMYIEVLNYENKTEVLQSSEKSLNENLRIIKEKYNVRLATRPDLLEAERSVLEVKAQILDNQNQVNIAKDNLIKALGMRVGSDIEVVPFTVADKFSSKINYTEDIIRLEDENSEYKISELQSEISKINIDSAKSIYYPTINASVSYGTDSQPEFSDSFKGENSFMTFGVTFKWQLFDWGSAKDDVKKAKNNLEISKLKQTNVLEDVRTALKSTYMDIVHSEKVLETKQKAVETAAEVYKLETERYQYNLITLRDLLNAEVKLRESKIDYISTRLNYYYLISKYESMFN, encoded by the coding sequence ATGAAAAAGTTAGCGGTGTATCTTACCCTGTGCTTAAGTGCTCTGGCAGCAGAAAAAATCACTATTCAGGAAGCAGCTGAAATGGCTTTGAAAAATAACAGAGACATTAAAATAGAGATGAAAAACCTTGAAAACAGCGATTTGGATGTTAGAAAATCATGGAAAGACTCATTTTTTAAAGTGAATTTCATATCCAATGAGATGTTTTTTACTGCTGAAGGATCTAATGCACAAGTCCCTGATGGTAAGCACGGTCAGGCAATCAGTCTGGAGCAGCCGATATTTCAGGGAGGTAAAATTGCAGCGGGTATAAAAACAGCTAAAACAGCTAAAAATTTATCCATGTATCAATTGGAGAAAAGTAAGAAGGACACAGTCCTGAATGTGATAGATATGTATATAGAGGTTCTGAATTATGAAAACAAGACAGAAGTTCTTCAAAGCTCAGAAAAATCACTGAATGAAAACTTAAGAATAATAAAAGAGAAATATAATGTGCGTCTGGCTACAAGACCTGATCTTCTTGAAGCAGAAAGATCAGTTTTGGAAGTAAAGGCACAGATTCTGGATAATCAGAATCAGGTAAATATAGCAAAGGATAATCTGATAAAAGCTCTGGGAATGAGGGTAGGAAGTGATATTGAGGTAGTTCCATTTACTGTAGCGGATAAGTTCAGCAGCAAGATCAATTATACAGAAGATATCATAAGACTGGAAGATGAAAATTCAGAATATAAAATTTCAGAATTACAGTCTGAAATATCAAAAATTAATATCGACAGTGCGAAGTCAATTTATTATCCGACAATAAATGCAAGTGTATCTTATGGAACAGATTCACAGCCGGAATTTTCAGACAGTTTTAAGGGAGAAAATTCTTTTATGACTTTTGGTGTTACATTTAAATGGCAGTTATTCGACTGGGGAAGTGCCAAGGATGATGTAAAGAAAGCAAAAAATAACCTTGAAATAAGTAAGCTCAAGCAGACCAATGTACTGGAAGATGTAAGGACTGCATTAAAATCAACATATATGGACATTGTTCACAGCGAAAAGGTTCTGGAAACTAAACAAAAGGCAGTAGAAACAGCGGCAGAGGTATATAAACTTGAAACAGAGAGATATCAGTATAATCTGATAACATTAAGAGATCTCCTGAATGCTGAGGTAAAGCTGAGAGAAAGCAAAATAGACTATATATCAACACGTCTAAACTACTATTATTTGATATCTAAATATGAATCTATGTTTAACTAA
- a CDS encoding sel1 repeat family protein, producing MKKFKFIKFIFLGLFILFVVWFLIKFGYPSYHSAKGTEFLKKGEIEKAEISFKKSADLGSSVGMYKLAQLYEYTQNIVLAKKYYKLAAENGEGRSYCGLARIYKQEGNIKEYETAEQMNRFLNKGCIQE from the coding sequence ATGAAGAAATTTAAGTTTATAAAATTTATATTTTTAGGATTATTTATTTTATTTGTAGTCTGGTTTTTAATTAAATTTGGTTACCCTTCTTATCATTCTGCAAAAGGAACAGAGTTTTTGAAAAAAGGAGAAATTGAAAAAGCGGAAATATCATTCAAAAAATCTGCAGATTTAGGAAGTTCGGTTGGAATGTATAAATTAGCTCAATTATATGAATATACCCAAAATATTGTTTTAGCTAAAAAATACTATAAATTAGCTGCTGAAAATGGTGAAGGTCGTTCTTATTGCGGGTTAGCCAGAATATATAAGCAAGAAGGAAATATTAAAGAATATGAGACGGCAGAACAAATGAATCGATTTCTAAATAAAGGGTGTATTCAAGAATAA
- a CDS encoding indole-3-glycerol phosphate synthase TrpC, with amino-acid sequence MSNILHKIKLEREKQLSEEKKILSKPSLIKALKKDGIQIIGEIKRASPSKGTIAKDTFDIEKQLDYYVKNNIAAFSILTENHFFKGQNEDLTFAGKLHPEIPVLRKDFIFDPFQVAQAKFIGASAVLLIVKMLSDIELINLHKLALDLELEVLVEIHNEEDLERALRIPEIKLLGINNRNLDTFETSLSVTENLFPKIPAGKDITIISESGVHTQEDLKFLESIGVDGVLIGESLMKTSLLNPK; translated from the coding sequence ATGTCAAATATACTGCATAAAATCAAGCTGGAAAGGGAAAAACAGCTTTCAGAGGAAAAAAAAATACTTTCAAAGCCGTCGCTTATAAAAGCTTTGAAGAAAGACGGCATTCAGATAATAGGTGAGATAAAAAGAGCTTCTCCGTCCAAAGGGACTATTGCAAAAGATACCTTTGACATAGAAAAACAGCTCGATTATTATGTAAAAAACAATATCGCAGCTTTTTCAATCCTGACAGAAAATCATTTTTTTAAAGGACAAAATGAAGACCTCACTTTTGCGGGAAAGCTTCATCCTGAAATACCTGTATTAAGAAAGGATTTTATTTTCGATCCGTTTCAGGTGGCACAGGCAAAATTTATAGGAGCAAGCGCAGTACTGCTAATAGTAAAAATGCTTTCAGATATTGAACTTATTAATCTTCATAAACTGGCTCTTGATCTGGAGCTGGAAGTGCTTGTGGAAATTCATAATGAAGAAGATCTGGAAAGAGCTTTAAGAATCCCGGAAATTAAGCTTTTGGGAATTAACAACAGAAATCTTGATACCTTTGAAACTTCGCTTTCTGTAACAGAAAATCTTTTTCCAAAAATTCCTGCCGGAAAAGATATTACTATTATAAGTGAAAGCGGGGTTCATACACAGGAAGATTTAAAATTTTTAGAATCTATAGGTGTTGACGGAGTCCTTATAGGGGAATCGCTTATGAAAACCAGTCTTTTGAATCCAAAATAA
- a CDS encoding PG0541 family transporter-associated protein: MKEVKILFASYLLDTVVSEIKESGVERYLILSKITGQWRKDLKHFDNHVWPGTDSMLLLIVEDEQAQEIVDVVRKIKDDLSDRIALAVIVTPIDAVVF, from the coding sequence ATGAAGGAAGTAAAAATATTATTTGCCTCGTACCTTTTAGATACAGTAGTGTCAGAGATTAAAGAATCCGGGGTAGAAAGGTATTTGATATTATCTAAGATTACCGGTCAGTGGAGAAAAGATCTGAAGCATTTTGATAATCACGTTTGGCCCGGAACTGACAGTATGCTTCTTCTGATAGTAGAGGATGAACAGGCTCAGGAAATAGTGGATGTAGTAAGGAAAATAAAAGATGATCTGAGTGACAGAATAGCCTTAGCAGTAATAGTAACACCTATTGATGCGGTCGTATTCTAG
- a CDS encoding phage holin family protein, producing MINKELLCLIVLNFATGLIKVWHNGEVSSNKSRKDLLRKAMFLSMILIEHWLDKINLIPDNSMSFRMLVLVFIIANEGISILGNISEMGVPIPGFLKKVFERLNKKEEVEPD from the coding sequence ATCATTAATAAGGAACTTTTATGTTTAATAGTCCTTAATTTTGCAACAGGACTGATAAAGGTGTGGCATAATGGAGAAGTGAGCAGCAATAAAAGCAGAAAAGATTTATTGAGGAAAGCAATGTTTTTATCAATGATATTGATAGAACACTGGCTGGATAAAATAAATCTGATACCGGACAATAGCATGAGTTTTAGAATGTTGGTGTTAGTATTTATAATAGCAAATGAAGGAATATCAATATTAGGAAATATATCAGAAATGGGAGTACCGATACCTGGATTTTTAAAGAAGGTATTTGAAAGATTGAATAAAAAAGAAGAAGTTGAACCTGATTAA
- a CDS encoding efflux RND transporter periplasmic adaptor subunit, whose amino-acid sequence MKKICYLLIVLVFIFSCKKKEEAVELALPVKVADLKNETLELTYSGNAEIKPVDEVPYTASSSGTLKIINFKNGDYVQKGQLILAIDDQQTRSSQMSASSEYSIAKVEYDKMRTLYEKRLVTETDYFAAKSRFDSAAANLAATNDSVNRTIIRADVSGVISGLNLKQYQEIRVGDTLFTLVSEDTMELEIGVPANTISMIHIGSAVKVKVSEINKEVEAFVSEVSPAADPVTRQFLIKVRIPNPDRELKKGMYGVASVDLGSTQGLVVPQTSIVIKGISKVIFINDNGVAKQVKVNITNQNDQSAVVEGEGLTTGVQYLIEGQTTIENGEKIRVVQ is encoded by the coding sequence ATGAAAAAGATTTGTTATTTACTGATAGTTCTTGTTTTTATATTTTCATGTAAGAAGAAAGAAGAAGCAGTAGAATTAGCCCTGCCTGTAAAGGTAGCAGATTTAAAAAATGAAACACTGGAATTGACTTATTCGGGAAATGCTGAAATAAAACCGGTGGATGAAGTGCCATACACGGCTTCATCAAGCGGAACGTTAAAAATTATAAATTTCAAAAACGGAGACTATGTGCAGAAAGGTCAGCTGATACTGGCAATAGATGATCAGCAGACAAGATCAAGCCAGATGTCGGCTTCGTCTGAATACAGCATAGCCAAAGTAGAGTATGATAAAATGAGAACACTTTATGAAAAAAGACTGGTAACAGAAACAGATTACTTTGCGGCTAAGAGCAGATTTGATTCAGCGGCAGCTAATCTCGCAGCTACGAATGACAGCGTAAACAGAACGATCATCAGAGCAGATGTAAGCGGTGTTATTTCCGGGCTGAATCTGAAGCAGTATCAGGAAATCAGAGTAGGAGATACATTATTTACTCTTGTAAGCGAAGATACCATGGAACTGGAAATCGGTGTTCCTGCAAACACAATAAGCATGATACATATAGGAAGTGCAGTTAAAGTAAAAGTAAGTGAAATAAATAAAGAGGTAGAAGCTTTCGTAAGTGAAGTGAGTCCTGCGGCGGATCCTGTTACAAGACAGTTTCTAATCAAAGTACGTATTCCTAATCCCGACCGTGAACTTAAAAAAGGTATGTACGGTGTGGCAAGTGTAGATTTAGGTTCTACGCAAGGCTTGGTGGTTCCGCAGACATCAATAGTAATAAAAGGAATAAGCAAGGTAATATTTATTAATGATAACGGAGTAGCAAAACAGGTTAAGGTAAACATAACAAACCAAAATGATCAAAGCGCAGTTGTAGAAGGCGAAGGACTAACAACAGGAGTACAATATCTGATAGAAGGACAAACTACTATAGAAAACGGCGAAAAGATAAGAGTAGTACAGTAG